A window of Sphingomonas adhaesiva contains these coding sequences:
- a CDS encoding vgr related protein, protein MTARPLTPGEIALARSVYGDAIDYAPVTIVRRKWAFFQPADVVMAPRGHIHFHPRGGLCRDDFAAAPLDAQGLFIHEMCHVWQHQQGICLPLARHPFCRYYYSVRPGWPLRRYGIEQQAEIVRHAFLLRRGRTVPGAPPLDSYESILPFGGTS, encoded by the coding sequence TTGACCGCGCGCCCGCTGACCCCGGGCGAGATCGCGCTGGCGCGGTCGGTCTACGGCGATGCGATCGACTATGCGCCGGTGACGATCGTCCGGCGCAAATGGGCCTTCTTCCAGCCCGCCGACGTGGTCATGGCGCCGCGCGGGCATATCCACTTCCACCCCCGGGGCGGGCTGTGCCGCGACGATTTCGCCGCCGCTCCGCTCGACGCGCAGGGGTTGTTCATCCACGAGATGTGCCACGTGTGGCAGCATCAGCAGGGGATATGCCTGCCGCTCGCGCGCCATCCCTTCTGCCGCTATTATTACAGCGTCCGCCCCGGCTGGCCGCTTCGGCGCTACGGCATCGAACAGCAGGCGGAGATCGTCCGCCACGCCTTCCTGCTGCGCCGCGGGCGGACCGTGCCCGGCGCGCCGCCGCTCGACAGCTACGAATCCATCCTGCCTTTCGGAGGAACATCATGA
- a CDS encoding hotdog fold thioesterase, with amino-acid sequence MTIWHAGTPDLAAMTRTGATSMPGFLGIEFVEAGDDWIRARMPVNERTKQPYGRLHGGASVALAETVASVAAAMTVDPAVSAAVGMEINANHIRPAGDGFVYATARAEARGRTSQVWSIRIEDEDGRLVCVARMTAAVIPTGRGGVAAG; translated from the coding sequence ATGACGATCTGGCACGCCGGTACCCCCGATCTGGCCGCGATGACGCGCACCGGGGCGACCTCCATGCCCGGATTCCTCGGCATCGAGTTCGTCGAGGCGGGCGACGACTGGATCAGGGCGCGGATGCCGGTGAACGAGCGGACGAAGCAGCCCTACGGCCGGCTCCACGGCGGCGCCTCGGTCGCGCTGGCGGAGACGGTCGCCTCGGTCGCCGCGGCGATGACCGTCGACCCCGCGGTATCCGCCGCCGTGGGCATGGAGATCAACGCGAACCACATCCGCCCCGCCGGCGACGGCTTCGTCTACGCCACCGCCCGCGCCGAGGCGCGCGGCCGCACCAGCCAGGTCTGGTCGATCCGGATCGAGGACGAGGATGGGCGGCTGGTGTGCGTCGCGCGCATGACCGCCGCGGTCATTCCGACCGGGCGCGGCGGGGTGGCGGCGGGGTAG
- a CDS encoding SDR family oxidoreductase: MTDQRSIFITGGASGIGLAAARRFHGEGWRVGIGDIDHAGMARVADELGVFTAPLDVRDRAQWAGALGGFVGAGARLDVLLNNAGIARFGMFEEVSPDESDLQVDINVKGVINGAYAALPHLKATAGAKLVNVASCAGLFGSPGLAVYSATKFAVRGLSEALDAEFTRHGVGVACVMPWFVETPILDSGSAGTNRTLRDATAGQEVYTVEEAADVIWQAVHGRERDYIVGKAGKKVRFASRFMPGQMRKRLKAAFAAG; this comes from the coding sequence ATGACCGACCAACGCAGCATCTTCATCACCGGCGGTGCTTCGGGCATCGGGCTGGCGGCCGCGCGGCGGTTTCATGGCGAGGGGTGGCGCGTCGGCATCGGCGACATCGACCATGCGGGGATGGCGCGGGTGGCCGACGAGCTGGGCGTCTTCACCGCCCCGCTCGACGTGCGCGACCGCGCGCAATGGGCCGGGGCGCTCGGCGGGTTCGTCGGCGCAGGCGCGCGGCTCGACGTGCTGCTCAACAACGCGGGCATCGCGCGGTTCGGCATGTTCGAGGAGGTGTCGCCCGACGAATCCGACCTTCAGGTCGACATCAATGTGAAGGGCGTCATCAACGGCGCCTACGCCGCCCTCCCCCACCTGAAGGCCACGGCGGGCGCGAAGCTGGTCAACGTCGCATCGTGCGCGGGATTGTTCGGATCGCCGGGGCTGGCGGTCTATTCCGCGACCAAATTCGCGGTGCGCGGGCTGTCGGAGGCGCTGGACGCGGAGTTCACGCGCCACGGGGTCGGCGTCGCCTGCGTGATGCCGTGGTTCGTCGAGACGCCGATCCTCGATTCGGGATCGGCCGGCACCAACCGCACCCTGCGCGATGCGACCGCGGGCCAGGAGGTCTATACCGTCGAGGAAGCCGCGGACGTCATCTGGCAGGCGGTCCACGGGCGCGAGCGGGATTATATCGTCGGCAAGGCGGGGAAGAAGGTGCGCTTCGCCAGCCGCTTCATGCCGGGGCAGATGCGCAAGCGGCTGAAGGCGGCGTTTGCGGCGGGGTGA
- the vapC gene encoding type II toxin-antitoxin system VapC family toxin, with protein sequence MIILVVSSIWIDLFRGRSTVGTAALETLIKRRRVAIGDLILTEVLQGFKRETEFERARQTLLLAAPLTIVDEEVALQAARHYRTLRDRGITVRKTIDTLIATRCILDRTPLLYSDRDFDPFVQHLGLRSAMDLPGVT encoded by the coding sequence ATGATCATTCTCGTCGTTTCCAGTATCTGGATTGATCTGTTTCGCGGCCGTTCGACGGTCGGCACGGCGGCGTTGGAAACCCTCATCAAACGTCGGCGGGTTGCCATCGGCGACCTGATCCTGACCGAAGTGCTCCAAGGCTTCAAACGTGAGACGGAATTCGAACGAGCACGGCAGACGCTGCTGCTCGCCGCGCCGTTAACGATCGTCGATGAAGAAGTCGCGCTGCAAGCCGCCCGCCACTACCGCACGCTGCGCGACCGCGGCATCACCGTGCGCAAGACGATCGACACGCTGATCGCCACGCGCTGCATCCTCGATCGCACCCCGCTGTTGTACAGCGACCGCGATTTCGACCCGTTCGTCCAGCATCTCGGCCTCCGGTCGGCGATGGACCTGCCCGGAGTGACCTGA
- the gorA gene encoding glutathione-disulfide reductase: MPEFDYDLFVIGAGSGGTRAARVSAAHGARVAVAEEYRVGGTCVIRGCVPKKLLVYGAHFAEDLRDARHFGWDVPDDCNFHWPRLRDNVLKEVDRINQAYTATLESNGAEIIHQRATVSGPNEVTLADGAKKTAKTILIAVGAHPAVPECPGHEHGITSNEAFHLEAIPKRILIAGAGYIANEFAGVFHQLGAHVILMNRTKEILRGYDLQIRDRLLQISMMKGLEFRFDAAFQGIEKMEDGCLKVSMANHEPAIVDMVMFATGRKPNTHGLGLDTAGVELDDMGAVKVDGDNRSTCPSIYAVGDVTNRIQLTPVAIREGQAFADNLFGKGGATVDYDCVPSAVFSHPPLAGVGMTEAEARQKLGSVKVYSSDFRPMKNVLAGRDERALYKMVCDGETDRVVGIHMIGPDVPEIIQSAAVAVKAGLTKAQFDATVALHPTMAEELVLLK; encoded by the coding sequence ATGCCCGAGTTCGACTACGATCTGTTCGTCATCGGTGCCGGTTCCGGCGGCACGCGTGCGGCGCGCGTGTCGGCGGCGCACGGTGCGCGCGTGGCGGTGGCGGAGGAATATCGCGTCGGCGGCACCTGCGTCATCCGCGGCTGCGTGCCCAAGAAGCTGCTCGTCTACGGTGCGCATTTCGCCGAGGACCTGCGCGATGCGCGCCACTTCGGCTGGGACGTGCCCGACGACTGCAACTTCCACTGGCCGCGGCTGCGCGACAACGTGCTGAAGGAAGTCGACCGGATCAACCAGGCGTACACCGCCACGCTGGAATCGAACGGCGCGGAGATCATCCACCAGCGCGCCACCGTCTCGGGCCCGAACGAGGTGACGCTGGCGGACGGGGCGAAGAAGACCGCGAAGACGATCCTGATCGCGGTCGGTGCGCATCCCGCGGTGCCGGAATGCCCCGGGCACGAACACGGCATCACCTCCAACGAGGCGTTCCACCTGGAGGCGATCCCCAAGCGCATTCTGATCGCTGGCGCGGGCTATATCGCCAACGAGTTCGCGGGCGTGTTTCACCAATTGGGCGCGCACGTCATCCTGATGAACCGGACGAAGGAGATCCTGCGCGGCTACGACCTGCAGATCCGCGACCGGCTGCTCCAGATCAGCATGATGAAGGGGCTGGAATTCCGCTTCGACGCCGCCTTCCAGGGGATCGAGAAGATGGAGGACGGCTGCCTGAAGGTGAGCATGGCCAACCACGAGCCGGCGATCGTCGACATGGTGATGTTCGCGACCGGGCGGAAGCCGAACACGCACGGTCTGGGGCTGGACACCGCCGGGGTCGAACTGGACGACATGGGCGCGGTGAAGGTGGACGGCGACAACCGCAGCACCTGCCCGTCGATCTACGCGGTGGGCGATGTGACCAACCGTATCCAGCTGACTCCGGTCGCGATCCGCGAGGGGCAGGCGTTCGCGGACAATCTGTTCGGCAAGGGCGGCGCGACGGTCGATTACGACTGCGTTCCCTCCGCGGTGTTCAGCCATCCGCCGCTCGCGGGCGTCGGCATGACCGAGGCGGAGGCGCGGCAGAAGCTGGGATCGGTGAAGGTCTATTCCAGCGACTTCCGCCCGATGAAGAACGTGCTGGCCGGGCGCGACGAGCGCGCGCTGTACAAGATGGTGTGCGACGGGGAGACCGACCGCGTCGTCGGTATCCATATGATCGGCCCCGACGTGCCCGAGATCATCCAGAGCGCCGCGGTGGCGGTGAAGGCGGGACTGACCAAGGCGCAGTTCGACGCCACGGTGGCGCTGCACCCGACGATGGCGGAGGAACTGGTGCTGTTGAAGTGA
- the hrpB gene encoding ATP-dependent helicase HrpB, with translation MTLPIHAVLPDLLAALRAGPAAVLVAPPGAGKTTAVAPALLAEPWCTGEVLVTSPRRLAARAAAERMAALADEPVGRTFGYATRLDTRRSAATRVTVVTEGILTARLQDDPELAGVAAILFDEVHERSLDGDFGLALALDAQGALRPDLRIVAMSATLDGARFAALMNGAPVIESEGRSHPLDLRHIGRAAEARIEDGMAAAIRRALAEAEGGLLAFLPGVAEIERTAERLPDLPGVRLHRLHGSLDPAAQRAAIRPEPDGARKLVLATSIAETSLTLDGIRIVVDSGLARRPRYDRAAGMTRLVTERESQAAATQRAGRAARQGLGVAYRLWEEAATAGMPRFDPPEILEADLSALLLATAIWGVADPRSLAWLDPPPEAAVAEARARLATLGALDDDGRPTAHGRAMAALPMSPRLAHMLLLAPDKRLAAEVAVLLQERGLGGNDADLELRWRRWRGDRSPKAESARGLARRWAGMVKGAGGEGTIAGCIALAFPDRVAKRRDAGGERWASAGGRGFRLDATSPLARAEWLAVAETQGMAAGARILSAAAIDPAEVERMFADRLETRRTAAFDPATGAVQPLRERRLGAIRLSSGPDTAADPAAIADALVEGVRTYGLSLLPWSEGAQALRTRAAYAGVALDDATLLDRLDDWLPALVEGRRRLDAIPPGALVEALRTLAGWDAMRQIDRLAPASFTSPAGSTHAIDYGAEAGPTVELRVQALFGVSAHPVVGEGRVPLVLSLTSPAGRPIQTTRDLPGFWRGSWSAVAKEMRGRYPRHPWPDDPAGAAATLRTKNADARRRS, from the coding sequence ATGACCCTCCCGATCCACGCCGTCCTCCCCGACCTGCTCGCCGCATTGCGGGCGGGGCCGGCGGCGGTGCTGGTCGCCCCGCCCGGCGCGGGCAAGACCACCGCGGTCGCGCCCGCGCTGCTGGCCGAGCCGTGGTGCACGGGCGAGGTCCTCGTCACCTCGCCGCGCCGCCTCGCCGCGCGCGCCGCCGCGGAGCGGATGGCCGCGCTCGCCGACGAGCCCGTCGGGCGCACCTTCGGCTATGCCACGCGGCTCGATACCAGGCGCTCCGCCGCGACCCGCGTCACGGTCGTGACCGAAGGCATCCTGACTGCGCGGTTGCAGGACGATCCCGAACTGGCGGGCGTCGCCGCGATCCTCTTCGACGAGGTTCACGAACGCAGCCTCGACGGCGACTTCGGCCTCGCGCTCGCGCTCGACGCGCAGGGGGCGTTGCGCCCCGACCTGCGCATCGTCGCCATGTCCGCGACGCTGGACGGCGCGCGCTTCGCCGCGTTGATGAACGGCGCGCCGGTGATCGAGAGCGAAGGGCGCAGCCACCCGCTCGACCTGCGCCATATCGGCCGCGCCGCGGAGGCGCGGATCGAGGACGGCATGGCCGCCGCGATCCGCCGCGCGCTGGCGGAGGCGGAGGGCGGGCTGCTCGCCTTCCTGCCCGGCGTCGCCGAGATCGAGCGGACCGCCGAGCGTCTCCCCGACCTGCCCGGCGTCCGTCTCCACCGCCTCCACGGCAGCCTGGACCCCGCCGCGCAGCGCGCCGCGATCCGCCCCGAGCCCGACGGCGCGCGCAAGCTGGTGCTCGCCACGTCGATCGCGGAAACCAGCCTGACGCTGGACGGCATCCGCATCGTCGTCGATTCGGGGCTCGCGCGCCGCCCGCGCTACGATCGCGCCGCGGGCATGACGCGGCTGGTGACCGAGCGCGAGAGCCAGGCCGCCGCCACCCAGCGCGCCGGGCGCGCAGCGCGACAGGGACTGGGCGTCGCCTATCGCTTGTGGGAGGAGGCGGCGACCGCGGGAATGCCGCGCTTCGACCCGCCCGAGATCCTGGAGGCGGACCTGTCCGCGCTGCTGCTCGCCACCGCGATCTGGGGCGTGGCGGACCCGCGCTCGCTCGCCTGGCTCGACCCGCCGCCCGAGGCGGCGGTGGCGGAGGCGCGCGCGCGGCTCGCCACGCTGGGCGCGCTGGATGACGACGGCCGCCCGACCGCGCATGGCCGCGCGATGGCGGCGCTCCCGATGTCGCCGCGGCTCGCGCACATGCTGCTGCTCGCGCCCGACAAGCGCCTCGCCGCCGAGGTCGCGGTGCTGTTGCAGGAGCGCGGGCTGGGCGGCAACGACGCCGATCTGGAGCTGCGGTGGCGACGCTGGCGCGGCGACCGCTCGCCCAAGGCGGAAAGCGCGCGCGGGCTGGCGCGTCGCTGGGCGGGGATGGTGAAGGGCGCAGGCGGCGAGGGGACGATCGCGGGCTGTATCGCGCTCGCCTTCCCCGACCGCGTCGCGAAACGCCGCGACGCCGGCGGCGAGCGCTGGGCCTCCGCCGGCGGGCGCGGGTTCAGGCTCGACGCCACCTCCCCGCTGGCGCGTGCCGAATGGCTTGCAGTCGCCGAGACGCAGGGGATGGCGGCGGGGGCGCGCATCCTCTCGGCCGCGGCGATCGACCCGGCCGAGGTGGAGCGCATGTTCGCCGATCGCCTCGAAACCCGCCGCACCGCCGCCTTCGACCCCGCGACCGGCGCGGTCCAGCCCTTGCGCGAACGCAGGCTGGGCGCGATCCGCCTGTCCAGCGGCCCCGACACCGCCGCCGATCCCGCCGCGATCGCCGACGCGCTGGTGGAGGGGGTGAGGACGTACGGCCTGTCGCTGCTGCCCTGGTCGGAGGGCGCGCAGGCGCTGCGCACGCGCGCCGCCTATGCCGGCGTCGCGCTCGACGATGCGACGCTGCTCGACCGCCTCGACGACTGGCTCCCCGCGCTGGTCGAGGGGCGCCGCCGGCTCGACGCGATTCCGCCCGGCGCCCTGGTCGAGGCGCTGCGCACGCTCGCCGGCTGGGACGCGATGCGGCAGATCGACCGCCTCGCCCCCGCCTCGTTCACCAGCCCCGCGGGCTCCACCCATGCGATCGACTATGGGGCGGAGGCCGGGCCGACGGTGGAATTGCGCGTCCAGGCCCTGTTCGGCGTGTCGGCGCATCCGGTGGTGGGGGAGGGGCGCGTGCCGCTCGTCCTGTCGCTCACCAGCCCGGCCGGCCGTCCGATCCAGACCACGCGCGACCTGCCCGGCTTCTGGCGCGGCAGCTGGAGCGCGGTGGCGAAGGAGATGCGCGGGCGCTACCCGCGCCATCCCTGGCCCGACGACCCCGCCGGCGCGGCGGCGACGCTGCGCACGAAGAACGCGGATGCGCGGCGGCGGTCGTAA
- the pgi gene encoding glucose-6-phosphate isomerase, with protein sequence MADWSAIEALPNERLETLFANDAERLRRLSLDVAGIHFDWSKTHLTPDAVAAFEALAKQVDLAGKREAMFGGSHVNVTEDRPVEHTAERGEGKAESVSRAASYHARMRAVIDAIEAEAFGPIRHVLHVGIGGSALGPHLLVDALGRDSDRYDVAIVSNVDGVALDDVFDRFDPATTLLAVASKTFTTTETMMNAESVIEWMSGAGVADPYGRVIAITASPEKAIEWGVDETRVLPFSEGVGGRYSLWSSIGFPAAIKLGWEQFQELLEGAAEMDRHFRLSALHENAPALAAFADLYYTQVRGCETRAPFAYDERLRLLPSYLQQLEMESNGKSVTADGRPVGRPTAPITWGGVGTDAQHAVFQLLHQGTHLIPVEFLAVIEPGDTLPAEHHRQLLLNAFAQGAALMKGKQVDDPARSYAGDRPSSTLLLDRLDARTLGALIAFYEHRTFVNGVLLGINSFDQFGVELGKEMAKAAAKGGGDFDPSTTDLIARAGLA encoded by the coding sequence ATGGCCGATTGGTCTGCGATCGAAGCACTGCCCAACGAGCGGCTGGAAACGCTGTTCGCGAACGACGCCGAGCGGTTGCGGCGGCTGTCGCTGGACGTCGCCGGCATCCATTTCGACTGGTCGAAGACGCATCTGACGCCCGACGCGGTGGCGGCGTTCGAGGCGCTGGCGAAGCAGGTGGACCTGGCCGGCAAGCGCGAGGCGATGTTCGGCGGCAGCCACGTCAACGTGACCGAGGATCGTCCGGTCGAGCACACCGCCGAGCGCGGCGAGGGCAAGGCCGAGAGCGTGTCGCGCGCCGCCTCCTATCACGCCCGCATGCGCGCGGTGATCGACGCGATCGAGGCGGAGGCCTTCGGGCCGATCCGCCACGTCCTGCACGTCGGCATCGGCGGTTCCGCGCTGGGGCCGCACCTGCTGGTCGATGCGCTGGGGCGCGACAGCGACCGCTATGACGTGGCGATCGTCTCCAATGTCGACGGCGTGGCGCTGGACGATGTCTTCGACCGTTTCGACCCGGCGACCACGCTGCTGGCGGTGGCGTCCAAGACCTTCACCACGACCGAGACGATGATGAACGCCGAGAGCGTCATCGAGTGGATGAGCGGCGCGGGCGTCGCGGACCCGTATGGCCGCGTCATCGCGATCACCGCCTCGCCCGAGAAGGCGATCGAATGGGGCGTCGACGAGACGCGCGTCCTGCCCTTCTCCGAAGGGGTCGGCGGGCGCTATTCGCTGTGGTCGTCGATCGGCTTCCCCGCCGCGATCAAGCTGGGCTGGGAGCAGTTCCAGGAGCTGCTGGAGGGCGCCGCCGAGATGGACCGCCACTTCCGCCTGTCCGCGCTGCACGAGAACGCGCCCGCGCTCGCGGCATTCGCGGACCTCTATTACACCCAGGTCCGTGGGTGCGAGACGCGTGCGCCCTTCGCCTATGACGAGCGGCTGCGGCTGCTGCCGAGCTACCTTCAGCAGCTGGAGATGGAGTCGAACGGCAAGAGCGTGACCGCCGACGGCCGGCCGGTCGGCCGCCCGACCGCGCCAATCACCTGGGGCGGCGTGGGCACCGATGCGCAGCATGCGGTGTTCCAGCTGCTGCACCAGGGCACGCACCTGATCCCGGTCGAGTTCCTGGCCGTGATCGAGCCGGGCGACACGCTGCCTGCGGAGCATCACCGCCAGTTGCTGCTCAACGCCTTCGCGCAGGGTGCCGCGCTGATGAAGGGCAAGCAGGTCGACGATCCGGCGCGCAGCTATGCCGGCGACCGCCCGTCGTCGACGCTGCTGCTCGACCGCCTCGACGCGCGGACGCTCGGCGCGCTGATCGCCTTCTACGAGCATCGCACGTTCGTGAACGGCGTGCTGCTGGGGATCAATTCGTTCGACCAGTTCGGGGTCGAGCTGGGCAAGGAAATGGCGAAGGCCGCGGCCAAGGGCGGCGGCGACTTCGACCCTTCCACCACCGACCTGATCGCGCGCGCCGGTCTGGCGTAG
- a CDS encoding type II toxin-antitoxin system VapB family antitoxin, with translation MTLNIDDQLLALAVRSSGKRTRSEAVEEALRRMIAINQQEALLSLRGIGWEGDLDDMRTSKYIPAE, from the coding sequence ATGACACTCAACATCGACGACCAGCTCCTTGCGCTTGCCGTCCGGTCCAGCGGCAAGCGGACGCGTAGCGAGGCGGTCGAGGAAGCCCTGCGCCGTATGATCGCCATCAACCAGCAGGAAGCGCTCCTGTCCTTGCGCGGCATCGGGTGGGAAGGTGACTTGGACGACATGCGGACGAGCAAATACATTCCAGCCGAATGA
- a CDS encoding copper chaperone PCu(A)C, which yields MRRFATIAAALLVAACSQAPATPTVSDAWVRLAAVPGRPAAAYAVLHGGAKDAQLVQITAPGVARIELHESRMTGNGMMAMDAVAALPVAAGGAAKLAPGGYHAMMFGVPATVTAGATLPLTFRFADGHAVEAAAQVVGAGEAAPH from the coding sequence ATGCGCCGTTTCGCCACGATCGCCGCCGCCCTGCTGGTCGCCGCCTGCTCGCAGGCGCCCGCCACCCCGACCGTCAGCGACGCCTGGGTCCGCCTCGCCGCCGTCCCCGGCCGCCCCGCCGCCGCTTATGCCGTGCTCCACGGCGGCGCGAAGGACGCGCAGCTGGTGCAGATCACCGCCCCCGGCGTCGCGCGGATCGAGCTTCACGAAAGCCGCATGACCGGCAACGGGATGATGGCGATGGACGCCGTCGCCGCGCTCCCCGTCGCGGCCGGCGGTGCCGCGAAGCTCGCGCCGGGGGGCTATCACGCGATGATGTTCGGCGTCCCCGCCACCGTGACCGCCGGCGCGACGTTGCCGCTGACCTTCCGCTTCGCCGATGGTCATGCGGTGGAGGCCGCGGCGCAGGTCGTCGGCGCGGGCGAGGCGGCGCCGCATTGA
- the rnc gene encoding ribonuclease III encodes MSTPLEDWIEQSFGTRPADAALFVRALTHSSHDGQSYERLEFLGDRVLGLVMAEWLSEAFPDDPEGSLSKRFNALVTGAVCAAVARSIGAEARVRLGKQAQNDGAQHGDNVLGDVMEALLGALYRTAGLDAARAAVRRLWADRIQADDRAPQHPKSALQEWAAANRRAVPAYALVERSGPGHAPRFTVRVGVGKDEVTAEGASKQEAETAAATALLATLEAQAVPKRKKRRR; translated from the coding sequence CTGAGTACGCCGCTGGAGGACTGGATCGAGCAGTCGTTCGGGACGCGCCCGGCCGACGCCGCGCTGTTCGTCCGCGCGCTGACCCATTCCAGCCATGACGGCCAAAGCTACGAGCGGCTGGAGTTCCTGGGCGACCGTGTCCTGGGCCTCGTCATGGCGGAATGGCTGTCGGAAGCCTTCCCCGACGACCCCGAGGGTTCGCTGTCGAAGCGGTTCAACGCGCTGGTCACCGGCGCGGTCTGTGCCGCGGTGGCGCGCTCGATCGGGGCGGAGGCGCGCGTCCGGCTCGGCAAGCAGGCGCAGAACGACGGCGCGCAGCACGGCGACAACGTGCTGGGCGACGTGATGGAGGCGCTGCTCGGCGCGCTCTATCGCACCGCCGGGCTCGACGCCGCGCGTGCCGCGGTGCGTCGCCTGTGGGCCGACCGCATCCAGGCCGACGACCGCGCGCCGCAGCATCCGAAATCCGCGCTTCAGGAATGGGCCGCGGCCAACCGCCGTGCGGTCCCCGCCTATGCGCTGGTCGAGCGCTCCGGCCCCGGCCACGCGCCGCGCTTCACTGTCCGCGTCGGCGTCGGCAAGGACGAGGTGACGGCCGAGGGCGCGAGCAAGCAGGAGGCCGAAACGGCCGCCGCCACCGCGCTGCTGGCCACGCTGGAGGCGCAGGCGGTGCCGAAGCGGAAGAAGCGTCGGCGTTAG
- a CDS encoding excalibur calcium-binding domain-containing protein: protein MGTRRPSSLSHVLLGGGLVGLAAGAGSLALETEGRAGIGRAAAVVAIATGMRRAREPVAGDHWGGCHDARSAGTAPIYRGEPGFDDRMDGDGDGVACEPIRD from the coding sequence ATGGGAACGCGCCGCCCATCATCCTTGTCGCACGTATTGCTGGGCGGTGGTCTGGTGGGGCTGGCCGCCGGCGCAGGATCGCTCGCCCTCGAAACGGAGGGCCGGGCAGGGATCGGTCGCGCCGCCGCCGTTGTCGCCATCGCCACGGGGATGCGGCGCGCGCGAGAACCTGTCGCCGGCGATCATTGGGGCGGGTGCCACGACGCCCGCTCCGCCGGGACCGCGCCGATCTATCGAGGCGAGCCGGGGTTCGACGACCGCATGGACGGCGACGGTGACGGGGTGGCGTGCGAACCGATCCGGGACTGA
- the lepB gene encoding signal peptidase I codes for MATPVATGKPARSETSESIRFFLKLALFVFILRSFIFAPFSIPSESMLPRLLIGDYLFVSKWNYGYSRWSLPWGIPLIPGRIFGRDPTRGDTVVFRSMGPDDHDVIKRVIGLPGDTVQMRGGQLFLNGRAVPKDRVADFIVPITPNFPSEKCGTAFQDVDADGAAICRYPRFRETLPNGRSYEVLDQENIPRADDTDVYRVPAGTVFLMGDNRDDSADSRFAPPEGMGYIPMDRIEGRALVTFWSTDGSAEWLKPWTWVSAARFRRIGQGF; via the coding sequence ATGGCCACCCCTGTTGCGACCGGCAAGCCCGCGCGTTCGGAAACGAGCGAATCGATCCGCTTCTTCCTGAAGCTGGCGTTGTTCGTCTTCATCCTGCGCAGCTTCATCTTCGCGCCCTTCTCGATCCCGTCCGAGTCCATGCTGCCGCGGTTGCTGATCGGCGACTATCTGTTCGTGTCGAAGTGGAACTACGGCTATTCGCGCTGGTCGCTGCCCTGGGGCATCCCGTTGATCCCGGGGCGAATCTTCGGTCGCGATCCGACGCGCGGCGACACGGTCGTGTTCCGCTCGATGGGGCCGGACGATCACGACGTCATCAAGCGCGTGATCGGGCTGCCCGGCGATACGGTGCAGATGCGCGGCGGCCAGCTGTTCCTGAACGGCCGCGCCGTGCCCAAGGATCGCGTGGCCGATTTCATCGTGCCGATCACGCCCAATTTCCCGTCGGAAAAATGCGGCACCGCGTTCCAGGACGTCGATGCCGACGGTGCTGCGATCTGCCGCTACCCGCGCTTTCGCGAGACGCTGCCAAACGGCCGCAGCTACGAGGTGCTGGATCAGGAGAACATCCCGCGCGCCGACGATACCGACGTCTACCGCGTCCCCGCCGGCACCGTCTTCCTGATGGGCGACAATCGCGACGACAGCGCCGACAGCCGCTTCGCCCCGCCGGAGGGGATGGGCTACATCCCGATGGACCGGATCGAGGGGAGGGCGCTCGTCACCTTCTGGTCGACCGACGGATCGGCGGAGTGGCTGAAGCCGTGGACCTGGGTGTCGGCGGCGCGGTTCCGCCGCATCGGGCAGGGGTTCTGA